From Blastocatellia bacterium, one genomic window encodes:
- a CDS encoding DUF58 domain-containing protein: MNRQAWRDFFITVFFLGVAFLVALLSSVAADQRNTQLATIAAAVSLVLALLGALYIIPRLARNVRLEILRFAIRTTVTVEGLLFIVFLVIIGFAAWNTGNNLLYLILSAMLAFLIAANLIGRVSLAGVAVQLRFPDHIYAGESASISVTLLNHKRVLPSFSVLVEALSEPREARDVTARRRGDADKGDAATRRRGDAEKEEKDGLASDDKVKLAASLRPRVAASFLPPALLEIGKLAYFVLVPAGASGRHRIERTFARRGRYPITGFRLATKFPAGFFKKWRRIDARGELIVYPKPQPLSDFYHSLPMLAGRIESRARGSGDDLYAIRRYQTSDHQRNIDWKATAKAQQMMVREHTREDEWRLTIVFDTMAPPDLAALRTNEPDKKSQDNGTAEPDEERQRLAAAFQEKFERAIVEAASFANHFILERAEVELITPEERYNVGSGAGYEQLYKILRVLATLQPTVYAVETEEAAEAAPAPRRLFKRRPRAVAASAGEAAAMPRAAGQISWRLLDELPVLGDERRFKVLITSAAKGTIPAHIWRSAHVVFMDDL, from the coding sequence ATGAACCGGCAAGCGTGGCGCGATTTCTTCATCACTGTCTTTTTCCTCGGCGTTGCTTTTCTGGTGGCGTTGCTCAGCTCGGTCGCCGCCGACCAGCGCAATACGCAACTGGCGACGATTGCCGCCGCCGTGTCACTGGTGCTGGCCTTGCTCGGCGCGCTCTACATCATCCCGCGGCTGGCGCGTAATGTGCGGCTTGAAATCCTGCGCTTCGCCATCCGCACGACGGTGACGGTCGAGGGCTTGCTGTTCATCGTCTTTCTGGTGATCATCGGCTTTGCCGCCTGGAACACCGGCAACAATCTGCTCTACCTGATTCTCTCGGCGATGCTCGCCTTTCTGATTGCCGCCAACCTGATCGGGCGAGTGTCGCTCGCCGGCGTCGCCGTGCAATTGCGCTTTCCCGATCATATCTATGCCGGCGAATCGGCCAGCATCAGCGTCACCTTGCTCAACCACAAGCGCGTGCTGCCGAGCTTCAGCGTCCTGGTCGAGGCGCTCTCGGAGCCGCGCGAAGCGCGGGACGTGACGGCGCGGCGACGCGGCGACGCGGATAAAGGGGACGCGGCGACGCGGCGACGCGGCGACGCGGAGAAAGAGGAGAAAGACGGGCTAGCCAGTGATGACAAGGTGAAACTCGCCGCGTCGCTGCGTCCCCGCGTCGCCGCGTCGTTCCTGCCGCCGGCGTTGTTAGAGATTGGTAAGCTGGCTTACTTTGTCCTCGTGCCGGCGGGCGCGTCGGGGCGGCATCGCATCGAGCGGACATTCGCGCGCCGCGGACGTTACCCCATCACAGGCTTTCGCCTGGCGACCAAGTTCCCCGCCGGGTTCTTCAAGAAGTGGCGGCGCATTGATGCGCGCGGCGAGCTGATCGTCTACCCCAAGCCGCAGCCGCTCAGCGATTTTTACCACTCGCTGCCGATGCTCGCGGGGCGCATCGAGAGCCGGGCGCGCGGCTCGGGCGACGACCTCTACGCCATCCGCCGCTACCAGACCTCGGATCACCAGCGCAACATTGACTGGAAGGCGACCGCCAAGGCGCAACAGATGATGGTGCGCGAGCACACCCGCGAAGACGAGTGGCGATTGACTATCGTTTTCGACACCATGGCGCCGCCCGATCTGGCCGCCTTACGGACGAACGAGCCGGATAAAAAGTCGCAAGACAACGGCACCGCCGAGCCTGACGAAGAGCGGCAGCGCCTGGCCGCCGCCTTCCAAGAAAAATTCGAGCGCGCCATCGTCGAAGCCGCGTCATTCGCCAATCACTTTATTTTGGAGCGCGCCGAGGTGGAACTGATCACCCCGGAGGAGCGCTACAACGTCGGTTCGGGCGCCGGCTACGAGCAGCTTTATAAAATCCTGCGTGTGCTGGCGACGTTGCAACCGACGGTTTATGCGGTAGAGACAGAAGAGGCCGCCGAGGCCGCGCCGGCCCCGCGTCGCCTCTTCAAACGGCGGCCCCGCGCGGTCGCTGCAAGCGCCGGCGAAGCGGCGGCGATGCCGCGCGCCGCCGGCCAGATCAGTTGGCGCTTGCTCGACGAATTGCCGGTGCTGGGCGACGAACGGCGTTTTAAGGTGCTGATCACTTCGGCGGCCAAGGGCACGATCCCGGCGCACATCTGGCGCAGCGCCCACGTCGTGTTCATGGATGACCTCTGA
- a CDS encoding cyclase family protein: MKIFDVTVPISKDMPVYPGDPAVKIERKATIDKKEAKYNLSRYSFNSHVGTHVDAPFHFIADGKTVDQLPLEILIGRTRVVEVTAPRIDEAALKEFTFTADARVLFKTRNSYLWSQPRFVEDYVYITPGAARALVNEGIKLVGIDYLSVEQYGSDTFETHLTLLGAGTLIIEGLDLREVEPGDYEMICLPMKIQGGDGSPARVILRQ, encoded by the coding sequence ATGAAGATTTTCGATGTGACCGTCCCGATCTCGAAGGATATGCCGGTTTATCCCGGCGATCCGGCGGTGAAGATTGAGCGCAAAGCGACGATTGATAAGAAAGAGGCAAAGTATAATTTGAGCCGTTACTCGTTCAACTCGCACGTCGGCACGCACGTTGATGCGCCCTTTCACTTCATCGCCGATGGCAAGACGGTTGACCAGTTGCCGCTTGAAATATTGATCGGTCGCACACGCGTCGTCGAAGTGACCGCGCCGCGCATCGATGAAGCAGCGCTCAAAGAGTTCACTTTTACGGCGGACGCGCGCGTGCTGTTTAAGACGCGCAACTCGTACCTCTGGAGCCAGCCGCGCTTCGTCGAAGATTACGTTTACATTACGCCGGGAGCGGCCCGCGCCCTGGTCAATGAGGGGATTAAGCTCGTCGGCATCGATTATCTTTCGGTTGAACAGTATGGCAGCGACACGTTCGAAACGCACCTGACACTGCTCGGGGCCGGCACGCTGATTATCGAAGGGCTTGACCTGCGCGAAGTCGAGCCGGGCGATTATGAGATGATCTGCCTGCCGATGAAGATTCAGGGCGGCGACGGCAGCCCGGCCCGCGTCATCCTCAGACAGTAA
- a CDS encoding DUF3488 and transglutaminase-like domain-containing protein, whose amino-acid sequence METYFRITSYALVATAFLALALTGQLDGASMILYAAAIGASFVRDHRRRNDEDHQGVAVSRWRMWAWRGLVALYLPFLFFDAAVLTNRVLALVHLALFASAMKLLQAKRDRDWVFLYVIAFFMMLLSAGLTFNATFVASLVLFLFFFVSSLAAFEVRRAQREIEASQDEIIAPIKALKRRAGGEVTTSPRRRVRYLLGASFAQVAIVAVLTLPFFFMIPRFGGGITQGFSETPATGFSNTVELGQVARIKKSQQVVMRVQLDRNPGRYLRWRGVALDQYENNTWKVGGAMNRVQTWDNIKNSGATESAAPLEWTYPLEKTAPPRETLPEQKIILEPLDTPTLFAAQKALYLRGPMSSLHRDSYTGALWTGGAFKRRIVYSVWSDLSLPSEQELRAETLTDLPDDMKRMYVLPWLQLPRKLDLRIRQEAHRVVHEAGAVTPFDKAKAIETYLKTRFGYTLDLKINSEDPLAEFLFDVREGHCEYFASAMVVMLRTLGIPARIVNGFQMGEYNDVNRMFTVRESDAHSWVEVYFPHAGTWVEFDPTPAAGINDYSQGGLLARFRKYMDAMEVFWLDYIVTLDSDEQASIIVGLQRRLAAVKDRMMAYYNSAKQWTRQALSFVMARDWQTVDWLKLAALLLLVLMGGGTLYVLRHMKQWSLAPTGYGPWWHRWFILPTWKHRRRARGDGRECAVMFYEQMLAIANRAGLRKPADQTPMEFASTSGSEAISEITRLYNRVRFGGAALDETESRRVSELLGELKRHLRKAGSRKGRNE is encoded by the coding sequence ATGGAGACGTACTTTCGCATCACTTCCTACGCGCTGGTGGCGACGGCGTTTCTGGCGCTGGCGCTGACCGGGCAGCTCGACGGCGCATCAATGATCTTGTATGCGGCGGCTATCGGCGCGAGCTTCGTGCGCGACCACCGCCGTCGGAATGATGAGGACCACCAGGGCGTCGCGGTGTCGCGCTGGCGCATGTGGGCGTGGCGCGGGCTGGTGGCGCTCTACCTGCCGTTCTTATTTTTCGATGCCGCTGTGCTGACGAACCGCGTGCTGGCGCTCGTCCACCTGGCGCTGTTCGCGTCGGCGATGAAGCTCTTGCAGGCGAAGCGCGACCGCGACTGGGTCTTTCTTTATGTGATCGCGTTTTTCATGATGCTGCTGTCGGCGGGCCTGACCTTCAATGCGACGTTCGTCGCTTCGCTCGTCCTATTCCTTTTCTTCTTCGTGTCGTCGCTCGCGGCCTTCGAGGTGCGCCGCGCCCAGCGCGAGATCGAAGCCTCTCAAGACGAAATCATCGCCCCGATCAAGGCGTTGAAGCGGCGCGCCGGGGGCGAAGTCACGACCAGCCCGCGCCGCCGCGTGCGCTATCTGCTGGGGGCGTCCTTCGCCCAGGTCGCGATTGTGGCGGTGCTGACGTTGCCGTTTTTCTTTATGATCCCGCGCTTCGGCGGCGGCATCACGCAGGGCTTTTCCGAAACCCCGGCAACCGGCTTCTCGAACACCGTCGAGCTTGGGCAGGTGGCGCGCATCAAGAAAAGTCAGCAGGTCGTGATGCGCGTTCAGCTCGACCGCAATCCGGGCCGTTACCTGCGCTGGCGCGGCGTCGCCCTCGACCAGTATGAGAACAACACCTGGAAAGTCGGCGGCGCGATGAACCGGGTTCAGACCTGGGATAATATCAAGAATAGCGGCGCGACCGAGAGCGCCGCGCCTTTGGAATGGACTTACCCGCTAGAGAAGACGGCACCGCCACGCGAAACGCTTCCCGAGCAGAAGATCATCCTTGAGCCGCTCGACACGCCGACCCTGTTTGCGGCACAGAAGGCGCTCTATCTGCGCGGCCCGATGAGCAGTCTGCACCGCGACAGCTATACCGGCGCGCTCTGGACCGGGGGCGCCTTCAAGCGGCGCATCGTTTATTCGGTCTGGTCTGATCTGAGCCTGCCCAGTGAGCAGGAATTGCGCGCTGAGACGCTGACGGATTTGCCGGACGACATGAAACGAATGTACGTCCTGCCATGGCTGCAACTGCCGCGCAAGCTCGACCTGCGTATTCGCCAGGAGGCGCACCGGGTCGTCCATGAGGCCGGGGCCGTGACGCCATTCGACAAGGCGAAGGCGATTGAAACGTATCTGAAAACACGCTTCGGCTACACGCTCGACCTGAAGATCAACAGCGAAGACCCGCTGGCCGAGTTTCTATTCGACGTCCGCGAAGGGCACTGCGAATACTTCGCCTCGGCGATGGTCGTCATGCTGCGCACGCTGGGCATCCCGGCGCGCATCGTCAATGGTTTTCAGATGGGCGAGTACAACGATGTCAATCGCATGTTCACGGTGCGCGAGAGCGACGCGCACTCGTGGGTCGAAGTCTATTTCCCGCACGCCGGCACCTGGGTCGAGTTCGACCCAACGCCGGCCGCCGGCATCAACGACTATTCGCAGGGCGGCTTGCTCGCGCGCTTCCGCAAGTACATGGATGCGATGGAGGTCTTCTGGCTCGACTACATCGTCACGCTTGACAGCGACGAGCAGGCATCGATCATCGTCGGCTTGCAGCGGCGGCTGGCGGCAGTCAAAGACCGTATGATGGCTTACTATAACAGCGCCAAGCAATGGACACGGCAGGCGCTGAGCTTCGTGATGGCGCGCGACTGGCAGACGGTTGACTGGCTGAAGCTCGCCGCCCTGCTGTTGCTTGTCTTAATGGGCGGCGGCACGCTTTACGTGCTGCGCCACATGAAGCAATGGAGCCTGGCGCCGACCGGCTACGGCCCGTGGTGGCACCGCTGGTTCATTCTGCCGACGTGGAAACACCGGCGCCGCGCGCGCGGCGATGGGCGCGAATGCGCGGTCATGTTTTACGAGCAGATGCTGGCCATCGCCAATCGCGCCGGGCTGCGCAAGCCCGCCGATCAGACGCCGATGGAATTTGCCTCGACCAGCGGCTCTGAAGCCATCTCTGAAATCACCCGGCTTTACAACCGTGTGCGCTTCGGCGGCGCGGCGCTCGACGAAACCGAAAGCCGCCGCGTATCCGAGCTGCTCGGCGAATTGAAGCGCCACCTGCGAAAAGCAGGGAGCAGGAAAGGCAGGAATGAGTGA